The Melospiza melodia melodia isolate bMelMel2 unplaced genomic scaffold, bMelMel2.pri scaffold_34, whole genome shotgun sequence genome includes the window GGTACTCAAGGACAATGGTGACAGTGATGGCGATGGCATTGCATAACCAGCTGAAGGCCCTGAAGTGCAACATAATGAGCCTGTGCCCAGCAGGTGACTTGTAGGGGTACATCACTCGACCAGGGTCAAAAAACTGCCTCTCCCCCCAAAGATAAACCCCACAAAGCCAAACACCATCCAAATACCCCATACCCCTCCAAATGCCTCCTATATTCCCCAAATACAGCTAGGCACATGGGTCTCACCTGAATCTCACAATTATAAAGGACCTTATGTTGGTCAAAGAACTGCCCCTGCATCCCAAAATAGCCCTCCAAATACCCACAGACCCTCCCTAAACTGCACAAATACAAGTGGGTGTAGGAGTCTCATCTGGGCCTTGTAGGGGGCGGTGCTGTACAGGGTCATGTACATGGAGAGCTGGATGGAGCTCCCCAGTCTGATGTGGCCCCTGAAAGCACCAACCCTGTGGGTGCCCCATAGAGAGCCCCAAAACTACTCCACACCTCCCCCCTCAAATGCTCTATAGGGACCCCTGACTGTCCCATAGtgacccacagctgcccctgtgcCGCCCAGCCACCTCCCCATACCCGCCGTAGTACCTGTGATGGAAAAAGCACTTGCCCAGCAGGATGAGCATGAGGAAAATGAGGAAGCTGATAGGGTGGGGGAGCAGCTGGCATGGGGATATGGGGAGGGCTGGGTACCCCCCTTCATCACACCCCCCACACGAGGGGCTGTGTACCCCACACCTCCTGTACTCCCCCAAGCCCCTCATTACCTCCCATGACTTCAAAGTGCCCTTGTGCTCCCCCATATCCCCTATACTTTGCTGTGAAAACTCTCCCAAATGCACCCAGAAGCCCCAGCCCTTTCAAATCTCAATATGCCCCTTGGACCTCGACACCTCCCAGTTTCTgaagatcccccaaatcccaataTAACTTCCCCaggccccaatgctctccagtccccacagctgctgctggctccCACAGACCTGCCCATAGCTCCACTTGTTCCCCCCTCACACTCCATGCTGGCAGCCACTATGAGCATCTTGCAGGTGGTGTGGAGCAGCTGCCATCCCTAGACCAGATCTGGGGGTACTATGGGGGGTAAGCACCAGATCTGTCAAAAGACTGCCTCCCCCAGGCCCCCTTGAAGCTCAGATTTCCCCCCAGCTGCTCACTGATGAATAACATGAGGGTGATGATGACGACGAGGAGGAAGGTGATGTCTGTTTCCAGGATGCCTGGGGAAGGTGGGGGGAGGGGTGAGAAGGGGTTCACCCCACGaagccccccaaaacccaccaGACTATCCACAGCACCCCCTGCATTGCAGCCCCAGCATCATTCCCCTTTGTACCCCAACCCCTTCAGCTTCCTCAGATCTCAATAACCTCCAATATATTCCCCATACTGATGCACTCCAATCCTTCCAACCCCTCAAACCCCTAAACAATCCTCCAGATCCTCATATACTTCCCCATCCCCaatccctgcagcccctcagacCACCATAACTCCCTATACAGCCGCAGACCCTGATATACACCAATCCCTTCAGCCCTTCCAGACCCCCTAGACCCCAATAAGCCTCCTCGAACCCCCGTAACCCCCAATATACCCCCCGATCTCGATGCACGCCAGTCCTCCTCGCAGTGTCTTTACCCCGGCCGCGGCAGCACCGAACTCATCAGCCGAGAGGTGCCGCGTCCGGAAGGAATCCCCTTTGGTCGGCACCATCTCGTACTCCAGCTCCAGCCCATCGCCCTGGGGGGAAGATGGGGGGTACTCGCCCCACATTTGCTGAGGGCTACGCATCACCAGCTGCGGCCGCTGCACAGCACAGTCCCAGCAGCCCCCCCCGCACACCCCCATAATTCCCCCGTGCACCCCagtccctgcagcccccaaatcccccgagCCGGTTTATAATCCCCCAGACCCAAATATGCCCCCTCATCCTGATGGACCCCCACTCTCCCGGCCCCCCACACTCCCGACAGGGCCCGCCCCGATGCTGCACGGACCACGCCCCCAAGTCAGGCCACGCCCCCTACGCAGCACCTGGACAGCGCGTCTGTGCCTGGTGGTACTGGGCAGTACAAGCCAGTACGGCGCCGTACGGCCCAGCAGCACCCCGTACACTCCAGTGTAACTCAGCGCAACCCATCACAGCTCAGTATAGACCAATATAGtccagtacagcccagtataAGAGAGCATAACCCAGTAGAACCCAGTATTTCCCCCGAAGGAACCAAAACCAGGTGGTTCAGTCTGAGGAAGGGGAAGAGGAACAAAGAGCAGCATATGGCAGCAGGGGGACGGCacggggtgggggtgggggagagggaggggaagaGGCTTgggtgtcccagggattccccCCAGACTCTGGGAGTCTGCACCAGGAGGGCGACCCAGCTGTATGGTCTGGTACCCCTGCCAGCCCCCGGGGACCCTTAAATCCGTCCAGGCAGGGGCCTCCCCCACCCACGTCACAGGGAGGTGGGTGGGGCAGTGGTGACAAAAAAGTGATACCCCAAACTTCCTGTTTctaaccccaaaatcacccaaagcAGAGGCAGTGGCACGGTGGGAACTTGATGGGGAGCAGGGGGTCCCCAAAATCCCTCGGGACTGGGGGGCAAGGGGTCCTTGGGTTGTGCGGAGGTTCTTTGGTCCTGGGGGAGGCCCCTGGGCCGTgatgggggtccctggggtgtGTCTGCCTGGGCTGTGGATGGAAGGGGTCTCTGGGCCCTGAAAGGAATCCCTGGAGTGTGTGTGTGAGGCCCTGGGGTGTGGACAAGGAGTCCTTGCACGCAGAGTGGGGATCCTGGTATTCTGGTGAGGTGTGGATGAGGGTTCTCTGGGCCCTGAGTAGGGTCTTTGGGTTGGTGGTGAGGTCCCTGGGTTGCGAGGGGGATCCCTAGGGTGGTggggatccctgagcccaaggtgtAGTCCCTGGGCCTCGAAGGGGGTCTCTATGGTACCAAGCCTCATcctactctctctctctctcctactGCATCCAGGATCTCCCCAGGGTGAGTCAGGATGTGGACTCCACtgctggtgacactggtgacactggtgatGGTGCCTGCAAGGGTCTTTCCCTATGGCTTCCACAACTGCATCCAGGCACCATGGGACCCTGGGCTGTTCCGCTGCATCCAGCGCTTCCTGAGCACTGTGGCGGCTGCAGTGGATGACCTCCCCTCCACTGCCACATCCCTCAACCTCTCTGTCAACATCTTGCGCCAGGTGCCCCCCAGTGCCTTTGCCCACCTGCCGCGGCTCTACATCCTTGATCTGACCCACAACCAGCTGGAactcctggccccaggggctTTCTCGGGGCTGTCAGCACTGGCTCACCTAAACCTGGCCCACAACAACATCTCAGTGCTGGCCACAGGTGTGTTCACCGGGCTGGGCAACCTGAGCACACTGCGGCTGGACCACAATCCGCTACAGAAGGTGGCCCCCAGGGCTTTCCAGGCTCTGGCTGCACTCAGCACACTCTGGCTGCGGGGTGGCCGGCTCAGTGCACTGGAGACTGTGGCCATGGCTGTGGGGAATCTGACACACCTAGACCTGCTCGACCTGTGTGGCAACATGCTGTCAacactgggcccggggctgccgcCCACACTGAGGGTCCTGTACCTCTGCAACAACTCCCTGGGAGCTCTTTCAGGAGCCACCTCTGCGGTGATACCCCCAGGGCTGCGTGTGCTCGACCTGTCCTACAACAACATCTCAGACCCTGCACTGCTCTCTCACCTGTGCCTGAACAACCTGACACACCTGCATCTGGCTGGGAACCCGCTGGACGTAGTACAGCTGCTGCGCGTGGCTGGAATCTCCCCGCGTCAGGTGGACGTGTCAGGGCTACAGGTGAACACAAGCGGCCTGGAATACCTGTGCAAGCAGCTGAGAGGACAGAGgctgcagaggctgcagctgcagcacatgAACCTTACATCAATGCCCAAAAGGGCTCTGGCCGAGTGTCCGGTGCTGGGTGCCCTGGATCTGTCTGGCAACCGGCTGCGGCATTTGGGCTGCATAGGGCAGCTGCTGAACCCGAAGCAGCATGCAGCACTGCGTGAGCTGGTGGCTGAGCACAACTTGCTGCAGCGACTGCCATCGTGCAAAGGGACCCCGGTTCTGAAGCAGCTGCACAATGTGTCCCTGCGCTTCAACCGCATCTTAGTGGCCGGTGCGGGTGCTTTTGACAATGCACCAGCACTGCGGCAGCTGCGGCTGGATGTGAACGGGCTGGCACGGCTGCACCGCGCAGCGCTGCGTGGACTCTTCAACCTGAGGCACCTGCGCCTTGACAACAACCTGCTCACTGACCTCCTGCCCGGCTCCTTTGCTGACCTGCACCAGTTGGAAGACCTCAACCTGCGCAACAACCGTGTGGCCGTGCTCTTCCCTGGCGCCTTCAAGGGGCTTGACCGCCTGCAGACCCTTGACCTGGGCGGGAACAACTTGCGGCACTTGGCAGCCAAGGCATTTCAGGGCCTCCCGCGGCTTTGCCGGCTTTACCTGGACCGCAACCGGCTGCTGGAGGTGAGGGTGGCCGCATTCCAGCCGGTGCAGGTGACACTGGGCGTGCTGGACTTGCGTGCCAATGCGCTGCGCTACCTGAGCCGACACCTGCGGCAGCTGCCACCTTTCCGCTACCTACATAACCTCTATGACCTGAAGCTGCAGGCGCAGCAGCCATATGGGATGCGTGTGGTCCCACAACGCTTCTTCCAGGGCCTCAGTGCCTTGCGCTCACTCTACCTGTCACAGAACTCGCTCTCGGCCATCCCTGCTGACGCCTTCGatgacctggcacagctgcagtacCTGACACTGGCTGACAGCAGTGGCGGGATGGGCCACCTGCCTGCCGGCATCTTCAAGAACCTGAGCCAACT containing:
- the LOC134434288 gene encoding toll-like receptor 13; amino-acid sequence: MWTPLLVTLVTLVMVPARVFPYGFHNCIQAPWDPGLFRCIQRFLSTVAAAVDDLPSTATSLNLSVNILRQVPPSAFAHLPRLYILDLTHNQLELLAPGAFSGLSALAHLNLAHNNISVLATGVFTGLGNLSTLRLDHNPLQKVAPRAFQALAALSTLWLRGGRLSALETVAMAVGNLTHLDLLDLCGNMLSTLGPGLPPTLRVLYLCNNSLGALSGATSAVIPPGLRVLDLSYNNISDPALLSHLCLNNLTHLHLAGNPLDVVQLLRVAGISPRQVDVSGLQVNTSGLEYLCKQLRGQRLQRLQLQHMNLTSMPKRALAECPVLGALDLSGNRLRHLGCIGQLLNPKQHAALRELVAEHNLLQRLPSCKGTPVLKQLHNVSLRFNRILVAGAGAFDNAPALRQLRLDVNGLARLHRAALRGLFNLRHLRLDNNLLTDLLPGSFADLHQLEDLNLRNNRVAVLFPGAFKGLDRLQTLDLGGNNLRHLAAKAFQGLPRLCRLYLDRNRLLEVRVAAFQPVQVTLGVLDLRANALRYLSRHLRQLPPFRYLHNLYDLKLQAQQPYGMRVVPQRFFQGLSALRSLYLSQNSLSAIPADAFDDLAQLQYLTLADSSGGMGHLPAGIFKNLSQLRSLNLESAGLRSLGPEVFGNLTRLKELRLAKNGLRTLDVTLATRLPALRYLDLRKCPLSCSCANAWLPAWLARGPVQVVYLYNYTCGEMGGASAYLHCFDTCVCYLDMGRYLFAGTAPAVLLLLVLPLLHHRGYWRLRYQLFLLRAWARGHWRREQRRYTYDTFVSYNSGDERWVLEELVPELERGALRLCLHHRDFRPGRAIVDNIVDAVYNSRHTVCVVSRGYLRSEWCSLEIQMASYRLFDELRDVLVLIFLEDIPEAELSAFHRMRRVLLRRTHLRWPSEPPAQPLFWAKLRCALTGGEEEEERERGGREEGPGTSGTPGEVLPQERNLLPQNHCFLSGEGVLWSGADGSKEEEENEERKMEDREGGCPDRTGTAVEVSPQKSSFLPQNHRLFSWEYVLHSGDEDNKKEEEEEEEEEAGEEEKDCWEREKLL